The Microbacterium schleiferi genome contains the following window.
CATCCAGCGGGAGGAACCCACCCAGCTGGTGGCTTCGGCCAACCTGGAGGCGGATTGAACTCCACGTCAGGACACCTCACGCACGGCGCACGCCGGTCGTGGCGACGGGCACTAGCCCCATCGGGTTCTTTGATACGACTGCCCCCAAGTGTTCAAGGGTCGCAGCCGGAACGACGCCTGTGAGGTCCAGTTCGGCGAACCCGTCTCGAGAGACCGTCGCGACGACGAACGGGACATAGGTCAGCTGGCCCGTCGCTGGACTTGTAGTCTCCGTGCCGACCTCGAGAGAGATGTTCCGGATGATCCCTCGCCTGTCGGCCTCGAATACCTCGTGCAGGGAGCGAAGAGCAATGTTGTGGACAATGGCCGCGTAGCGCTCCTTGAGTTCCTTCTGCGAAGCAGCCACCGGCGACACCTCATCCGATGCCTTGACGTATCGGTAGTGTTTCGCGGTCGGAACGATGTCGGGTCCTGGGATGCGGACGCGGAGGCCTAGTTCCGCCGTTGAGGGCTCGAAGCTGGCTTGATGCTCAACCTCGAACCACTCGGGGTAGACCGAATTCGCAAGAACGATGCCTACGTACTCCTGGACGGCCTCGACTGTGCCGTATGCGAGTCCGTTGATGAGTTCATCAAGCTCCGCGTTCTGCTCCGCGGCTTGCTTCTCGCGCTCCGCGCACTCTTCCTCGTACTGAGCCGTTGCCTCGGCAAGCTGTGCGAGACGGGTGCGTTCGGCTTCCTCGTAGGCTGCGGCTTGCGCGGCTCGTCGAGCCGGGAGGGTCTCTGTAGCGTCCTTCCACGCGTAGTAGTCAGTTGCGTACTGCTGCTCAGCTGCGGCCGCAGCTTCCGCGGCTTTCTGCTTACGGCCGAAGAGCCCCTTGACTGGCGTTGGCTCCTGCTTGACAGGCAGCGGTGGCTCGGGGATTGGCGCCGGTTCGCGGGTTGGCACCCGAAGCGCGACGTGAGGGAAGGGCGGATGCTCGGCCGTCGTCCGCAAAGTCTCAAGATCGACGAAGTCGTCGACAGCGAGCGTTGCACTCAGTAACTCGTCGAGTTCGGCGACGCGATGTGCGACCTCCTCCGTGAGGGCGGAGGCCTCGGCCTGCCGGGCGGCGACGTACGCAGCCGCTGCTTCCTTCTCGAGACGTTTCCTGTCAGCCTCTGACGCGCGCGCCGCGGCGACCTGCGCTCGTTCTGCGCTTCGTTGCGCCGCCTGCGCTCGCCTCAGATCTGCTTCGTAGGCGCGCTGGGCCGCGCGTTGACGCTGCTCGGCCAGCCGCGCCTGGTGCTGAATCTCAGCGAAGAACCCCCGTCGTCTCGCCATCAATGACCTCCCCAGGTGTCGTCAGCTTCAGACTCCGCGCTTCAAGTACAGCTTCTACGTACGACTGAAGCCTGCGCAAGCAGTCTCGGTCTCTCACCACGACGCTCCAGCCCCCATTTTGGGGAACGTTTGCAGTGGTTGACGCCGGTGTGCGCGATACCGACCCGCGTCGCGCCCCGCGCGACCGCCGCGGTACCAGGTGAGACCTAGGATCTGGACGATGGCCATGAACGTTCAGGCGGCGTACGCGGACCGCGCCGATGAGTACATCGCGCTCCTCGGCTCGATGCAGAGCGTGCATCCTTCGGACGAGCACCTGGTTTCCGGGTGGTCGGCCCAGGTCGAAGGCCTCGTTCTCGATGCAGGCTGCGGTCCGGGCCACTGGGCGGGCCATCTCGCAGCGCAGGGCGTCCGCGTGCTTGGTATCGACCAGGTCGCAGCGTTCCTCGAACACGCTCGCGCCGCACACGAAGGCGTCTCCTTCCTTGAAGGCAGCATCGACGAGCTGCCTCTCGCAGATGGCAGTGTCGCCGGCGTGCTCGCCTGGTACTCGCTGATCCACCACGATCCCGACACCATTCACCGCGCACTCGATGAGTTCGCGCGCGTTCTCGAGCCTGGCGGAGCGCTCCTTATCGGATTCTTCGTCGGCGCCGACGTTGAGCCGTTCGACCACGCCGTTGTCCGTGCTTGGCATTGGTCACCCGATGCCTTGGGGGAACGCCTTGCCGCGGCGGGCTTCGAGGTCATCGAGACGCATACTCGGTCCGTCCCGCAGCCGCAGCCACGGCCGCACAGCACGATTCTTGCTCGTCGATCAATCTGATCGTTGACACTCTCGACGCGGGTGGTAGACGCCCTGTCGGTGCTCGATGGTGACGGGTGGATGACTTCCGCCAGCCGTTTCGCACAAGCCGGTGCCTCGGCCTGCCTCCTAGCCGGAGGGCGAGATGAAGGTTCCTTGGTGGAATCGGATCTGGAGTTCTCCGTCGCGCATGGTCCAGAGAGAGGAATGGCGACTGTCGCCCTCTGGCCTCGAAATGACGTAGGTGACGAGGGTGAACCCAGGAGCCACCGACTGAAAGGCCCACTCACTCGTAGCCGGAGTGTCGCGGTCCGGTTCATGAGCCAGCGCGGCGATCGTCTCGTCGCGCGACCACAACCTCCCTGAGCGGCCGACTTCGACGAACTCTGGATGCAAGAGTTCACCCAAGAGTGCCGAGTCGCGCCGCACGGCTGATGTCAGCAGTTCGATTTCCGCACGCCGGATCTCATCAAGCTCCATGCAGGAAGATTCGCACAAAGGAGCAAGGAACTGACGAGAGTCTCCTACGCCCCGCCGGTGTAGACGAACGCGACCCGGGCCGACCCATCCCGCGAAGGTGCCACCGGTTCCGCAGCGCACCGGGATGCGCCACGGCATCCCCGGCGCCGAGTTCCCAGATCCCGAGTCCTTCGATCTCGAGCGCGATGGTGCCTTCGATGACGTAGTGGATGACTTCGCCATCCGTCTCGAACCAGTCCCCGACCTGCTCGCCGGGGCGGATGACGTACTCCTGCAGCGAGGTCTCACCGGCGTGGATGACGCGGGTGTGGGCGGTGTCGGATGCCTCAGAGACCGGCACCCACGTGGCATCCGCTGCCCGCGAGACGTGGACGACCTCGGGTCGGGGTCAGTGGGGAGGAGCGCGGAGGGCGAGATGTCCAGGGCGTTCGCGATCCGGTACAGGGTCAGCAGCGACGGCATCGTCTGGCCCGACTCGATCTGGCTCAGAAACGGCTGGCTGATCTCGGCTGCCGACGCGAGCGCCCGCATCGACAGCTTCTTCTCGGTGCGCGCTTGCCGCACCTGTCGCCCGATGCCGACACCGATCTGCGTCTCATCGGATGCCGCACTCGGCCCGTCGGCGGACGTGCGAGCGGGAGTGGACACGGCTCCAGGATACGGCGCGGCCCGCATCCGCCCCGCGTGGCTACTCGGAGGTGAGGGAGCCCACGAGATGGGCGATGCCATAGTCGTAGGCGTCGTCGAGATCACCGCCGAGGCGGAAGGCGCCGGCGAGCTCCATCGTGACGAACCCGGTAGCCCACGCCGTCAGCAGCCGCGCGGCGTCGAGTGCGTGCTCCGGGCCGACGGCCGCGGTGGTCGCGCGCAGGACGGGCGCGCTCGTGGCGGCGAGCTTCTCGGCATCCACCGTCGCGCTGAACAGCAGCCGAAAGGCCTCGGGACGCTCGTGGGCGAAACGGCGGAAGACGAGCAGCAGGTCTTCGATGCGCCCGGATGCCGCATCCAGCAGCCCCGTGAGGTCATCTGCGGCCGCACCGCCGACGAGCGCGAGCAGTGTTTCGCGATCCCGCACGCGCTTATAGAGCGAGGGCGCTTTGACGCCCACGTCCTGCGCGACGGCCTGCATCGTGACCGCGGTAACACCTCCGGTTTCGAGCAGACGCGCTGCCGCGCTGACGATCTCGTCGAGCGATGTTCTCTCCGGTGTCGGCATCGAACCTCCAAGGCTACGAACATAAGCTATCATGGCTAACATTCGTAGCTATCCTCGGGAAAGGCCCGCTGTGAAACTCTCCCCTCGCTCCACCGCATCGGCAATGACATCGTCGCCGCCTACCTCATCGTCACCCCCGACGGCATCACGCTCATCGACGCTGGCCTTCCGGGCATGTACAGCGACCTCACGCGCGAGCTGGATGCCCTCGGGCGCTCCCCCGACGACATCCGCGGCATCGTGCTCACCCACGGTGACAGCGACCACGTCGGGTTCGCCGAACGCCTGCGCGCCGAGCGCGGCATCCCCGTGTTCGTCCACGCCGCCGACGCCGACCGCGCTCGCGGTGGCGACAAGCCCAAGACCCCGTGGGCCCGACCCGGATCGGCCCCCTGCTGCAGTTCGCCGCCTACGGCATCCGCAAAGGCATGCGGCCGCACTGGCTCACCGAGGTGCGCGAGATCGCCGACGGTGACACGCTCGACCTTCCCGGACGCCCGCACGTCATCGGAACGCCCGGCCACTCGCCGGGCAGCATCGCCGTCTTCTCGCCCGAGGTGCGCGCCGTCTTCGTGGGCGACGCGCTCACGACGCGTCACGTGTTGACCGGACGCACGGGGCCCGGACCGGCGCCGTTCACCGACGAGCCCGCTGAGGCCCTCGCCTCGCTCGACCGCATCGCAGAGCTGGATGTCGACTGGGTGCTGCCCGGACACGGCCCGGCGTTCCACGGCTCACCGGCCGCCGCCGTCGAGGCCGTGCGTGCGGCGGCGCGGGGCTAGATCCCCGTCAGCACGCTTCTGCCTGGAGTGGCCGTGCCCCGGACCTCACTCGCCCCGGGCGTTGTAGACGAGGGCGTCGCTGGAACCGTAGGCGCGGTAGACCTCCAGGGCCTCGTCGCGGCCGACATTCTGGGTCACCCGGATGCCGCGGGCCTCGAACTGCTCGGCCCAGTCAGCAACCATCGGGCCCTCGTCGAACCCCGAGAGCTCCTCGAGCTCGGGGCCGGATCCGGCGACGACCAGCGACCGCACGCCGCTCCACATCGTCGCGCCGTAGCACTGCACGCACGGGCGCCAGTTGACGACGAGCGAGAGGGTCGCGCCATCAGCGCCGAGGTCCCAGCGGCCGAGGCGCTGCTGCGCGAGGCCGAGCGCCATCACCTCGGCGTGCCCCGACGACTTTTCGGTCGAGAGCACGACGTTCACGCCCGCCGACACGAGCTCGCCGGTGGCGTCATCCACGACGATCGCCGCGAAAGGACCCCCGTTGCCCTCGCGCCAGTTGCGGTCGGCGAGGCGATTCACGAGCGCCATTCGCTCCTCGAGCGTGGGCAGCACAGCGGGCAGCTCATCTGCCTCGTCGACGAGCCAGGTGGGCAGGGTCATGGTGAAGGATGTCGCGATCGGCATGGCTTACTCCGTGGGCGGGGTCGGGGACAGGTCGGGATGCTGCGCCAAGCGCCACACGCGCTGGCGGGTGAACGGCTGGTGGAAGGGTCTGCGGCCGAGCGCTCGGGCGATAGCGTTGCCGATCGCGGGCGCGACGGGGTTGTAGGGTGATTCGCTCATCGACTTCGCCCCGAACGGTCCGACCGTGTCGGAGGTGTCGGCGAGGTACAGCTCGGTCTCGGGTACGTCGGCGAACTGCGGCACCCGGTAGGTGCGGAACACCGCGTTCTGCACGGCGCCGTCTTCGACGAGCACCTCTTCGTACAGTGCGCTGCCCACAGCCTGCGCCGCGCCACCCTCGATCTGTCCCCGCAGCTGGGCGGGGTTCATGACCGTTCCGGCATCCGCCGACTGCACCGACTGCAGAATCCTCACGACGCCGGTCTCGGGCTCGACGGCAACGCGCACCGCGTGCACGTTGAACGCCACGGATCGCAGCGCGCCATCCTCGCCGCCCGTGGCGAACAGGCCGTTCTCGTCGCGTTCCGACGCATCGGCTGCGGCGACCAGGTCGGCGAACGGAACGATTCCCGCGGGCGTTGCGACCCCGGCATCCGTCAGCAGCCCCGCATCTGCGTCGGTGCCCGTCTGCGCGGCGGCGAGTGCCAGCATCCGTGTCCGCAGCGCCTGGCACGCGGCCGCGAGTGCCTTGCCCGCCACGGTGATGCCGGTCGAGGCGAACGCGCCGGTGTCGTGGGCGACGGCATCCGTGTCGGCAGTCCACAACTGCAAGCGCTCGAGCGGCGCCTCGAGCACGGATGCCGCGATCTGGCGCAGCACGGTGGTGGTGCCGTTGCCGAACTCGGCGGTGCCGGTGCGCACGAGGTAGGTGCCGTCGGGGCGGAGCGCGACCCGCGAGCGGGAGAAGTGGCCGCGCGGCGCGATGGTCGCGATCATCGCGATGGCCATGCCCTCGCCGACCGCCCAGCCCGCGGGAGCTGCCACCCCGTTGCCGCGGCGCAGCGCGTTCTGCGCGAGGTCGAGGCACTGGTCGAGGCCGTAGCTGCCGACGATGAGGTCGTCGTCGGCGGGGTCGCCATCCGGATGCAGCGGATCGTCGGCGCGCACGACATTGCGCCGCCGCAGCTCGAACGGGTCGAGGTCGAGCTTCTCGGCGAGCATGTCCATCGCCGACTCGACGCCGAGCATCACCTGCCCGAGCCCGTACCCGCGGAACGCGCCCGAGGGCACATTGTTCGTGTAGACGGCCTCGGCATCGACCCGACGCACCGGCGCTCGGTAGACCGTGGTCGATTCGGCGACCCCGTGGAACATCACGCCGATCGCGTGGTTGCCGTAGGCGCCCGTGTCGCTGAGCACGTCGAGCTTCATCGCGGTCAGGGTGCCGTCGGCATCCGCTCCGAGCGCCACCGACACCCGCATCGGATGCCGGAGAGATGCCCGCGTGAACTGCTCGGTGCGGCTGAATTCGTAGGTCACGGGGCGTCCAGTGCGCAGCACGGCGAGGGCGACGAGGTCTTCGGTGAAGATCTCTTGCTTGCCACCGAATCCGCCGCCCACGCGCGCGGCGAACACGCGGACCTTCTCGCGCGGCAGATCGAACACGTGCGCGAGTTCGTCGCGGGTGAGGAACGGCACCTGCGTGCTCGACCGGATGACGAGCCTGCCGTCCTCGTCGAGCCAGCCGACCGCGCCGTGCGTCTCAAGCTGCGCGTGCGTGACGCGGGAGGTCTGCCACGTGCCGTTGACGGTCACGGCGCTCGCCGCCAGCGCCGCATCGACGTCACCGCCATGGCGCTCGTGCGCTGCCGCGACGACGTTGCGCGACGCATCCGTCACGCGGTCTTCGGGCGTGCGGTCGGGATGCAGCAGGGGAGCGCCCGGGGTGCGGGCTTGTTCGGGATCGAAGACGGCGGGCAGGATGTCGTACTCGACGTGCACGAGCCGGGCAGCAGCGTCGGCTGCGGCGGTGGTCTCGGCGACGACCGCCGCGACCCGCTGACCGATGAAACGCACGGTGTCATCGAGCACGCGGGTGTCGTCGGGATCGTCGGTGCGGTGCTCGTGGCGCGCGGTCGAGAACCGGGTGGCGGGAGCATCCTCGTGGGTAAGGACCGCGACCACACCAGGGATGGCGAGGGCGGCATCCGTGTCGATCGACACGATGCGGGCGTGGGCGTGAGGCGAGCCGACGACGCGCAGCACGAGAGTGCCGGTGACGGGTTCGTCGAGCGTGTACGGCTCGCGGCCCTGCACGATTCGGCGCGCGGCCTCGGGGATCACCGACGTGCCGATGCCACCGGCGGTGGATGCAGCGGCGCTCCCGGTCTCGCGCACCGGTCCGAGGACGGCTTCCGTGATCGCCTCGCGGATCGGGCGGTAGCCGGTGCAGCGGCACAGGCTCCCCTTCATGCGGCGGTCGAGCTCGGGCAGATCGTCGGCGGTGAGGGTGGATGCCGTCACGGCCATACCGGGCGTGCAGAAGCCGCACTGGAACCCGAAGTGTTCGACGAGCTGCTCCTGAACCGGATGCAGGTCATCGCCGGGCGCGAGGCCGCCCGCAGTCGTGACGGTCGCCCCATCGAGGCGCTGGGCCGGCACGATGCAGGAGTGGACGGGCTCGCCATCCACGATCACGGCGCACGCACCACAGTCGCCGGCGTCGCAGCCCTTCTTGACCTCGGTGTGCCCATGCTCGCGAAGGAATGTGCGCAGGCACTGACCCGGAGCCGGGTCGCCCTCGAGCTCGGTGCCGTCGACGGTGAGTCTCATGCGTCGGCCTCCTTCGCGAGGTCGGCGACCAGGCGTTCGGCGAGCACGGCGGTGACCGCGCGTCGCCAATCCGCCTCTCCGAGCGCGTCGGTGAAGAAGTCGGTCGGGCTCGTGACATCCGTGCGCAGCTGCGCGGGGTCGGGAAGATCGTCGTACCGGAAGACATGGGGGACGAGGGTGGATGCCGTCACGGCGACCACGGTCGAACCGTCGCGTTCGCGGCGCCCGCTCACGACGATGCCAGAGCGGCCGAGCTCGGCCAGCGCCATCTTGTGCAGACTGACCCGGGCCCGCATCGCCTCGGTGGGCACCTCGAGTGCGCGCAGCACCTCGCCGGGCTGCAGCGTGTTGCGCGCCTGCCCCGTCACGAACTCTGCGACCGGCTGCCGGCGCTCACCGCCGTCCGGTGTCCAGATCACTGCTTCTCCGTCGAGCGCAGCCAGCAGGGACACCATCGCTGCCGCGGTAAACGACTGACAGACGTTGCCGCCGACCGTCGCGGTGTTCCATACCTTGAACGACATGAGCAGGGCGTGCGCCGCATCCGGGATCGCCGCCGCCGCGCTCCAGCCGTCAGGAACCGGTGCATCGAGCTCTCCTCGAGACCACGCGACGAAGCGCGCGATCGTGCAGGTCGCGGCGATGCGAAGCCCGGCATCCGTGATCTCGACATCCGGCCAGCCCATCCGGGTGATGTCGACGAAACCGGTCACCTCGGGCTGCGGTTCGCTCATGAGCCACGTCCCGCCCGCGAGGATCCTCTCCCCCGGCGCGAGCGCGAGGTCTGCTCGGGTGTGGGCGAAGCGGTAGGAGGTGACAGACGTGACGTCCATCGCGCCCTCCCTCCAGCAGCCGATGTTGACTCAGCGAACACTCCGAGTGAATCAGGCGAGGATTTCGCGAGTGTTTCGCCGCGGCTCGTGCCAGGCTAAGCGAGTCGAGAGGAACCCGGATGCTCATCACCGGAATGGTCTTCGCCGCGCTGGCGGGGCTGCTGCACGTCTACATCTTCTGGCTCGAATCCCTCGCGTGGGGCAGCGCTCGCAGTCGGGCGACCTTCGGGGTGCGTAATGACGCCGAGGTCGAGATCACCCGCGCCTTCGCGTTCAACCAGGGCTTCTACAACCTGTTCCTGGCGATCGCCGCGATCCTCGGCATCGTGGTCGCCGCCGCCGGATCGGTGGCAGTCGGCGTGACCCTCATGCTCGTGGGAACCGGGTCGATGCTGGCCGCCGCCCTCGTCCTGTTCGTCACGTCGCCCGACAAGCGTCGCGCCGCGACCACGCAGGGGCTCTTCCCGCTGCTGGCCGTCATCAGCCTGGTGATCGCCCTGGTGATCGGCTGACGCGGGACTAAAACGCGACACTCTCGACGTTGTGGTTCGGGTGCGCTCGTCCCGGGTGATCCTCGAAGAGCGCCGCACCCGACATCCGTACAAAGGAGAATCATGCGCGCACTCGTGCAGCACCAGTTCGGCGACCCGGCAGAGGTCTTGGCAGTCGAGGAGGTCGACCTCCCCGAACCGGGACCCGGACAGGTGCGCCTGAAGGTCGTGCTCAGCCCCATCCACAACCACGACCTGTGGACCGTCAGCGGAAACTACGGCTTCAAGCCCGAGATGCCCGCCCGCGCCGGTACCGAAGCGCTCGGCACCGTCGACGCGCTCGGTGAGGGCGTCGACGGACTGACCGTCGGTCAGCGCGTGGTCAGCGCCAGCACCTTCGGGGTCTGGGCCGAATACGTTGTCGTGCCCGCACGCGCCGTGGTTCCCGTGCCGGATGCCGTCACCGACGAGGCAGCCGCGCAGCTGGTCTCCATGCCGGTCAGCGCCATCAGCCTCCTCGAGTACCTCGACGTGAACGAGGGCGACTGGATCGTGCAGAACGCCGCCAATGGCGCGGTCGGCCGCATCGTCGCGCAGCTGGCCGCGGGCCGGGGCGTCCGCGTGCTGGGCCTCGTGCGTCGCGCCGCAGGCGTGGAGGAGTTGGCTGCTGTCGGCATCCACGATGTCGTCGCGACGGATGACGAGAACTGGCGTGAGCGCGCCGCCGAGATCACCGGCGGCGCATCCATCCGCGCCGGTGTTGACTCGGTCGGCGGTGCCGCCAGTGGTGAGGTCACCTCGCTCCTGGGCGAGAACGGTCTGCTCGTCGTGTTCGGCGCGATGGCGTCGCCGACGATGGAGATCGCCTCGGGCGACGTCATCTTCCGTCAGCTGACCATCCGCGGATTCTGGGGCAGCAAGGTCAGCGCCGCGATGGACCCCGCGCACCGCGTCGAGCTCATCGGCGAGATCGTCCAGCGCGTCGCGCAGGGAAACCTCGACCTGCCGGTGTCGCAGATCTTCTCGCTGGAGCAGATCGCCGACGCCTCGCGCGCCAACTTCGAGCCCGGCCGCGTCGGCAAGGTCCTCCTGCGCCCGTAAGGCTGGCTGAGGTGAGGCCGCCGCCGAGTTCGAACTCGACGGCGGCCTCACGTCTGCATCCGGGGTGTCGTTTGGCTTTCGGGTCGGTGTCAGAGTTCGAGCTCGACGGCGGTCTCGAGCGCAGCCTCGATCGACCGCATCCAGCCCGCCTGCAGGTCTGCCTTCGTGCCCGAATAGAGCGATGCGCCATCGACGAGGTTGCTCGAGCACGCGCACACCATGCCCGCGCGCAGGCCGCGGAGGCGCGCGACGATGTAGAGCGCGGATGCCTCCATCTCGACGTTCAGGATCCCCATTGTGTTCAGCTGTGCGATCCACTCCGGGGTCTCGGCGTAGAACGCGTCATCGCTCACGCTGATCCCGCGGAAGGAGTTGGTTCCCGCGGCGCCCGCAATGCGCTCCGCGTGACGGGCCAGCGCGGTGGTGAGCTCCAGGTCGGGGACCGCGGGGAAACCCTTCGGAAGATAGGCATCCGTCGTCCCGTCGTTGCGGAAGCTGCCTTCACTCACGAGCAGGTCGCCCGGCGCAATGCCCGGCTGCAGGCCCGCCGAGCTGCCGACGCGGATGAACGAGGTCACGCCGACGCGGGCGAGCTCTTCGACCGCGATCGCGGTGGAGGGGCATCCCATACCGGTCGAGGTCGCCGTGATGTGGCGGCCCTTGTACCAGCCAGTCATGGTGCGGTGCTCGCGGTTGTGCGCGACTTCCTTCACGTCGGTGAGGAACTCGGCAACCAGCGGCACCCGGAACGGATCCCCGGGAAGCAACGCGACGCTGGAGACCTCGCCGGGCGCAATCGCGATGTGATACTGGCGGGCGTCGAGCCCTGCTGCTGACTTGTCGACGACGGACATAGGACCTCCTGGGTTCTGAGACGATCGGGTCGTCGCAGTCCCCGCCCTGGCGCCAGAGCCATGGTTGATAGGACGTGCTCTGCGAGCGAGCCTACCCACGCGCTGTTTCGCGGCTGTTTCTCGCTGCGGCAAGACCCCCGGTACGCTCGCCGGCATGACGGCGTGCGGAATCGTGCTGGCCGCTGGTGCGGGAACCCGCTACGGACAGCCGAAGGTGTTCGCCCGCGATGCGGTCGGGACGCCGTGGCTCGTGTCGGTGGTCGCCGCGCTCCGGGACGGCGGGTGCGACGAGGTGCTGGTCGTCATCGGCGCCGAAGCAGTTCGGGCGCAACGCCTGGTTGCCACCGTCGACGGCGCCCGGCCCGTGGTCGCCACAGACTGGGACACCGGGCTGTCAGCATCCGTTCGCGCCGGGCTTGCGGCGGTAGCCGCGACCGATGCCGACCTCGCGGTGATCGCCCCGGTCGACGTTCCCGGGATGCCCGCGTCGGTCGTGGCGCGGGTTCTGCAGGCCGCGGTCGGGCCTGGCTCTCTCGCGCGGGCAACCTACGACGGCCGGCCCGGTCATCCGGTCGCCATCGGGCGCGAGCACTGGGCGCCGGTGTCGGCATCCGTTCACGGGGATTCGGGCGCGAACCGCTACCTGTCGACGCACGCGGCCGTTGCGGTCGAGTGCGCCGACCTCTGGGACGGCGCGGATCTCGACACCCGATAGCGGCGGCATCCGTCCCGATCGCAGGATGGATTGGGGTGGCGGCCTGGTTTCGGGCGCCGGATTGGCGTTTGCTCCTGCGTTCGGTCCGGGATGGGCCGGGGACGGGGCAAGAAGAGTCCGCGATCGCGCAGTGGCGGCATCGTGCCGATCGCAGGATGGATTCGGGTGGCGGCCCGCCTGCGGGCGCCGGATTGGTGTTTGCTCCTGCGTTCGGGCCGCGGCAGGCCGGGCAATGCCGGGAGGAAGCCGTGACCGGTAGCGGCCGGTGTTCGTGCCGATTGCAGGATGGATTGCGGTGGTGGCCTGGTTTCGCGGGTCGGACTGGTGTTTGCTCCTGCGTTCGGGCCGCCGGACCGGTCGGTGGTCGAATGGGACGGGCGACTCAGGTGCGGAGAACGACGTTGATCGGGTCCTCGCCGCGGCGCATCCGTTCAGCCTGTGTGCGGACGAGCGCGGCGATGCGCGGCCGCATGGCAGTCGACGCGCCTCCCACGTGCGGGGTGAGCAACAGGCCCGGAGCCGCCCACAGCGGGTGATCGGCCGGCACCGGTTCGGGGTCGACCACGTCCAGCGCCGCGCGAATGCGGCCAGCGTGCAGGTGGCGCAGCAGCGCGTCGGTGTCCACGAGGCTGCCACGACCAACGTTGACCAGCAGCGCGGCATCCGGAAGCGCGGACAGGAACGCGTCGTCGACGAGCTTTGCCGTCTCGTCGCCACCGGGCAGCGCGAGGATGACGATGTCGGTGTTCGGGAGGAGTGCCGGCAGGTCTTCCAACGCGTGGACGATGGTGTCGTCCTCGGTTCTGGCGTGTGTCGCCACCGCCTCAACGTGGGCCTCAAACCCGCGGAGCCGCGTCGCGATGGCCTTGCCCACGCCGCCGAACCCGATGATCAGGACGCGCCGGTCCGCGAGGCTCGGGATGGGCGCGTCACCCTCCCGAGGCCCGGCCCAGCGGCCTTCGCTCTGCGCCGCGACGAAGCGCGGAATATCCCGCTGGGATGCCAGGGTCAGCGCGACCGCGAGCTCCGCGGTCGACCCCTCGTGCACGGATGCGGCGTTCGCGTACACGATCCCGGGCGGCAGAAAGCGGGCGGCAGCTTCATAGCCGATCGACTGGCTCTGCACCAGACGCACCTCGATGCCCTCGAGCCGCGCCAGCACGCGGGGACTGCGGAGGTACGGCTGAACCACGATGTCGAACGCCGTGCGCGGCGCCGTATCGCCCATGTCCCACCGCACGACCTCGACGCCCGGAAGCCCCGTGAGGTCTTCCTCGAGCATGTCGTCGGGAACGGAGATCACCAGAGTGCGCGCGTCGGAGTCCACCCCTTCACGCTACCCAGCGAATGCCGATACTGACCGCC
Protein-coding sequences here:
- a CDS encoding zinc-binding dehydrogenase; the encoded protein is MRALVQHQFGDPAEVLAVEEVDLPEPGPGQVRLKVVLSPIHNHDLWTVSGNYGFKPEMPARAGTEALGTVDALGEGVDGLTVGQRVVSASTFGVWAEYVVVPARAVVPVPDAVTDEAAAQLVSMPVSAISLLEYLDVNEGDWIVQNAANGAVGRIVAQLAAGRGVRVLGLVRRAAGVEELAAVGIHDVVATDDENWRERAAEITGGASIRAGVDSVGGAASGEVTSLLGENGLLVVFGAMASPTMEIASGDVIFRQLTIRGFWGSKVSAAMDPAHRVELIGEIVQRVAQGNLDLPVSQIFSLEQIADASRANFEPGRVGKVLLRP
- a CDS encoding nucleoside phosphorylase — encoded protein: MSVVDKSAAGLDARQYHIAIAPGEVSSVALLPGDPFRVPLVAEFLTDVKEVAHNREHRTMTGWYKGRHITATSTGMGCPSTAIAVEELARVGVTSFIRVGSSAGLQPGIAPGDLLVSEGSFRNDGTTDAYLPKGFPAVPDLELTTALARHAERIAGAAGTNSFRGISVSDDAFYAETPEWIAQLNTMGILNVEMEASALYIVARLRGLRAGMVCACSSNLVDGASLYSGTKADLQAGWMRSIEAALETAVELEL
- a CDS encoding nucleotidyltransferase family protein — its product is MTACGIVLAAGAGTRYGQPKVFARDAVGTPWLVSVVAALRDGGCDEVLVVIGAEAVRAQRLVATVDGARPVVATDWDTGLSASVRAGLAAVAATDADLAVIAPVDVPGMPASVVARVLQAAVGPGSLARATYDGRPGHPVAIGREHWAPVSASVHGDSGANRYLSTHAAVAVECADLWDGADLDTR
- a CDS encoding 2-hydroxyacid dehydrogenase, whose amino-acid sequence is MDSDARTLVISVPDDMLEEDLTGLPGVEVVRWDMGDTAPRTAFDIVVQPYLRSPRVLARLEGIEVRLVQSQSIGYEAAARFLPPGIVYANAASVHEGSTAELAVALTLASQRDIPRFVAAQSEGRWAGPREGDAPIPSLADRRVLIIGFGGVGKAIATRLRGFEAHVEAVATHARTEDDTIVHALEDLPALLPNTDIVILALPGGDETAKLVDDAFLSALPDAALLVNVGRGSLVDTDALLRHLHAGRIRAALDVVDPEPVPADHPLWAAPGLLLTPHVGGASTAMRPRIAALVRTQAERMRRGEDPINVVLRT